From one Magnolia sinica isolate HGM2019 chromosome 18, MsV1, whole genome shotgun sequence genomic stretch:
- the LOC131233435 gene encoding uncharacterized protein LOC131233435 isoform X1 — protein MTFRKSFLPRIFSSKEKTISQTDEDSFDSSVEFERTLTSSATPPSFRKSLSVAESESTSRLGSLNFSNLQSQMSDISDRRDFRHCAECLSSMLALVLGCCGGQNTVTMSSSCF, from the exons ATGACCTTCAGGAAG TCTTTTCTTCCAAGAATATTTTCATCCAAAGAGAAGACCATAAGCCAAACCGACGAAGATTCATTCGATTCTTCCG TGGAATTTGAGAGAACCTTGACTTCTTCAGCTACCCCACCATCCTTCAGAAAAAGCTTATCTG TTGCAGAATCAGAGTCTACTTCAAGGCTTGGGAGTCTAAATTTCAGTAACTTACAGTCTCAGATGTCGGACATCTCAGACAGACGAGACTTCAG ACATTGTGCCGAATGTTTATCATCAATGCTGGCCCTGGTTTTAGGTTGCTGTGGAGGACA AAATACTGTGACAATGTCTAGCAGTTGTTTTTGA
- the LOC131233435 gene encoding uncharacterized protein LOC131233435 isoform X2, whose amino-acid sequence MTFRKSFLPRIFSSKEKTISQTDEDSFDSSVAESESTSRLGSLNFSNLQSQMSDISDRRDFRHCAECLSSMLALVLGCCGGQNTVTMSSSCF is encoded by the exons ATGACCTTCAGGAAG TCTTTTCTTCCAAGAATATTTTCATCCAAAGAGAAGACCATAAGCCAAACCGACGAAGATTCATTCGATTCTTCCG TTGCAGAATCAGAGTCTACTTCAAGGCTTGGGAGTCTAAATTTCAGTAACTTACAGTCTCAGATGTCGGACATCTCAGACAGACGAGACTTCAG ACATTGTGCCGAATGTTTATCATCAATGCTGGCCCTGGTTTTAGGTTGCTGTGGAGGACA AAATACTGTGACAATGTCTAGCAGTTGTTTTTGA
- the LOC131233427 gene encoding pentatricopeptide repeat-containing protein At1g08070, chloroplastic-like: MLLRILNPPIERAMAFSSTTISPVSTVNPQHLPFVLHRLESCKSMDELKQIHASVVKTRLLQTQLVLSKILSFCALSPSGNLDYARSVFTHIENPNLYLYNAIIRGVSHCKRNPEDSILFYREMFDKGLFPDNFTLPFLFKACAQSQALREGEEIHVHAIKAGLESDVYVKNTLMRMYAVCGEITAAQKLFDRIPGRDLVSWTTLISGYAKLGFSGEAIRVFLEMVDADFRADEVTMVIVLSACAKLGDLDLGRRIHRYIDDNNVNSDVFVGNALVDMYLKCGDVDFAYKVFGDMPERNVVSWNSMILGLVQQGEFKEALSVFRQMQGRGVKPDDVTLVGVLNSCSHIGALELGKWVHIYIDRNRIKADGFIGNALVDMYAKCGSIDQALGVFNGMKCRDVYSYTAMIVGFAMHGKGERALDLFCEMSKVGIKPDGVTFVGVLSACSHVGLVDEGRQHFQDMSRLYNLRPQIEHYGCMVDLLGRIGLVEEAYEFIRTMPIEPDAFVWGALLGACRIHGRVQLGESIAKRLLELEPERDGAYVLMSNIYASANRWRDAVNVRKVMKMQKVKKTPGCSMIELDGVVHEFRMGDKSHSRTREIYQMLDEIASRLKNEGYVAHTMDVFQDVAAEEKELALCQHSERLAIAFGLISTSPGTPLRIVKNLRMCSDCHSVTKFISKIFGREIVVRDRNRFHHFRGGSCSCGDFW, from the coding sequence ATGCTCCTCCGCATCTTGAATCCCCCAATAGAACGAGCCATGGCGTTTTCTTCTACCACGATTTCTCCAGTTTCCACCGTAAATCCCCAACATCTGCCTTTCGTTCTCCACAGGCTAGAATCCTGCAAATCCATGGATGAGCTCAAGCAAATTCACGCCTCCGTCGTCAAGACCAGACTCCTCCAAACCCAACTCGTCCTCAGCAAAATCCTCTCTTTCTGCGCTCTCTCCCCCTCCGGAAACCTCGACTATGCCCGCTCCGTCTTCACCCACATCGAAAACCCGAATCTGTACCTCTACAATGCGATCATCCGAGGCGTCTCGCATTGCAAGAGAAACCCGGAAGATTCCATATTGTTTTATCGAGAAATGTTCGACAAGGGGCTGTTTCCTGACAACTTCaccctcccttttcttttcaagGCCTGTGCGCAGTCTCAGGCGTTGAGAGAAGGGGAGGAGATCCATGTCCATGCGATTAAGGCCGGGCTTGAATCGGATGTGTATGTGAAGAATACTTTGATGAGGATGTATGCTGTTTGTGGAGAAATCACCGCTGCGCAGAAGCTGTTCGATAGGATTCCTGGTCGGGATTTAGTTTCTTGGACTACATTGATTTCTGGGTATGCCAAGTTGGGTTTCTCAGGGGAAGCAATCCGGGTGTTCCTTGAGATGGTTGACGCGGATTTCAGAGCGGATGAAGTGACTATGGTGATAGTGCTTTCTGCTTGTGCTAAACTGGGAGATTTAGATTTGGGTAGGAGAATTCACAGGTATATTGATGATAATAACGTGAATTCGGATGTGTTTGTAGGGAATGCGTTGGTGGACATGTATCTGAAGTGTGGGGATGTCGATTTTGCGTATAAGGTGTTTGGAGATATGCCTGAAAGAAATGTGGTTTCTTGGAATTCTATGATCTTGGGACTAGTCCAGCAGGGAGAGTTCAAGGAGGCGTTGTCTGTGTTCCGACAGATGCAAGGGAGAGGTGTCAAACCAGATGATGTTACTTTAGTCGGCGTTCTCAACTCCTGTTCTCATATAGGGGCGCTCGAATTGGGTAAGTGGGTCCACATCTATATTGATAGGAATCGCATCAAGGCAGATGGCTTCATAGGAAATGCATTGGTAGATATGTATGCGAAGTGTGGGAGCATTGATCAAGCCTTGGGAGTATTTAATGGCATGAAATGCAGAGATGTCTACTCGTACACGGCTATGATAGTGGGGTTCGCTATGCATGGGAAAGGAGAGAGGGCATTGGATCTCTTCTGTGAGATGTCCAAGGTTGGGATAAAACCAGACGGGGTAACATTCGTTGGTGTCCTGTCAGCGTGTAGCCATGTGGGGTTAGTGGATGAGGGCCGTCAGCATTTTCAGGACATGTCCAGATTGTACAATCTTAGGCCACAGATTGAGCACTACGGATGTATGGTTGATCTACTGGGTCGAATAGGTCTAGTAGAAGAGGCGTATGAGTTTATTAGGACCATGCCGATTGAGCCAGATGCCTTTGTTTGGGGAGCTTTGTTAGGGGCGTGCAGGATCCATGGAAGAGTTCAGCTGGGTGAAAGCATTGCGAAACGACTCTTGGAATTAGAGCCAGAGCGTGATGGGGCATATGTACTAATGTCAAACATATACGCATCAGCCAACCGTTGGCGGGATGCAGTAAATGTGAGGAAGGTGATGAAGATGCAAAAGGTGAAGAAGACTCCTGGGTGCAGTATGATAGAACTGGACGGTGTGGTTCATGAATTCCGCATGGGAGACAAGTCACACTCTAGAACGAGAGAGATATACCAGATGTTGGATGAGATTGCTAGCCGTTTGAAAAATGAGGGTTATGTAGCGCATACAATGGATGTATTTCAGGATGTGGCCGCCGAGGAGAAGGAACTTGCATTGTGTCAGCATAGCGAGAGGTTGGCAATTGCCTTTGGATTAATCAGCACTAGCCCTGGGACACCATTGCGGATTGTGAAGAATCTTCGTATGTGTAGCGATTGCCACTCTGTAACGAAGTTCATCTCGAAGATTTTCGGCAGAGAAATAGTTGTAAGGGACCGCAATCGCTTCCATCATTTTAGAGGAGGATCATGTTCATGTGGAGATTTTTGGTGA